Proteins found in one Candidatus Nitrosopelagicus brevis genomic segment:
- a CDS encoding ROK family protein, whose protein sequence is MNRIGVDLGGTKIEGILTDENYKTITRKRIPTNQDEGYNSILESIKNLIQELVKESNNKVSIGVCTPGALSLSSGLIKNSNTQCLIGKDLQNDLKNILHYNVSIENDANCFALAEAKLGAGRNSNLVFGIIMGTGVGGGIIIDGKIHHGRTNIAGEWGHHCLHPEGNTCYCGNKGCVETYISGPALEKKWSELTSQNQPLPEIIKSSDNPNFPNWKKSFLDDFGSSLANVIDILDPDVIVLGGGVSNIDFLYSEGKNSTHEKVFSDIVDTPITKNELGDSAGVFGACML, encoded by the coding sequence ATGAATAGAATTGGTGTTGACTTGGGTGGAACAAAAATTGAAGGAATACTTACTGATGAAAATTATAAAACAATTACAAGAAAACGTATTCCAACAAATCAAGATGAGGGTTACAACTCTATCTTAGAATCAATCAAAAATCTAATTCAAGAACTTGTTAAGGAATCCAACAACAAAGTTTCCATAGGAGTTTGCACTCCTGGTGCATTATCACTTAGCTCAGGTTTGATAAAAAATAGTAATACACAATGTCTAATTGGTAAAGATCTTCAAAATGACCTGAAAAATATCTTACATTACAATGTGTCTATAGAAAATGATGCCAATTGTTTTGCGTTGGCAGAAGCAAAATTAGGAGCAGGTAGGAACTCTAATCTTGTGTTTGGCATAATAATGGGAACTGGAGTTGGTGGTGGTATCATAATAGATGGGAAAATTCATCATGGACGAACAAACATTGCTGGAGAATGGGGGCATCACTGTCTTCATCCTGAAGGAAATACCTGTTATTGTGGGAACAAAGGATGTGTTGAGACATACATCAGTGGTCCTGCACTAGAAAAAAAATGGTCTGAGCTTACTAGTCAAAATCAACCTTTACCCGAAATCATCAAAAGTTCAGATAATCCAAACTTTCCTAACTGGAAGAAATCATTTCTTGATGACTTTGGTTCATCCTTGGCAAATGTTATTGATATTTTGGATCCAGATGTGATAGTTCTTGGCGGCGGTGTATCAAATATTGATTTTCTCTATAGTGAAGGAAAAAATTCTACTCACGAAAAAGTATTCAGCGACATTGTCGATACACCTATTACAAAAAATGAGCTTGGTGATTCAGCAGGTGTATTTGGTGCTTGTATGCTATAA
- the guaA gene encoding glutamine-hydrolyzing GMP synthase — translation MEKIVVLDFGSQYSHLICRRIREFSVYAELVPYDISPEELQKMNPKGIIFSGGPSSVYNEDAPKPDEELFNFDLPLLGICYGHQLIVNKFGGKVKRANKEYGSSLLSMDKNSGLLDGIGESIRAWMSHGDEAEEIPSNFEVIGHTENSHAAAIANIDRTVFGIQFHPEVVHTERGTDILKNFVLNVCKAKQEWTMEGFVEKTVKEISEIEGNVLCGVSGGIDSTVAALLIHKAIGDRQTGVFVDNGLLRLDESKEIEDMFKNNFSLNFHRVDSSEQFLSKLKGITDPEQKRKIVGEEFIRVFTEFAKQKGPFKWLAQGTLYPDVIESGVSKGPAAVIKSHHNVGGLPEWLNLKILEPLRELYKDEVRDVARILGVPEKLLKRHPFPGPGLSVRIMGEITPSKLAICRKASKIVEEELWDAGVYDKVWQAYAAVGDDKAVGVVGDERKYGRIVTVRVVDSIDAMTADWTRLPNGVLEKISNRITNEIDEVTWVSYVISSKPPATIEPQ, via the coding sequence ATGGAAAAGATAGTTGTTTTAGATTTTGGCTCTCAGTATAGTCATTTAATTTGTAGAAGGATTAGAGAATTCTCAGTTTATGCCGAATTAGTACCATATGACATATCACCTGAAGAATTACAGAAAATGAACCCAAAAGGAATAATTTTTTCTGGTGGACCATCAAGTGTCTATAATGAAGATGCACCAAAACCAGATGAAGAATTATTTAATTTCGACCTACCGTTGTTAGGAATTTGTTATGGACATCAATTAATTGTAAATAAATTTGGAGGTAAAGTAAAACGTGCAAACAAAGAATATGGTTCATCTCTTCTTTCGATGGATAAAAATTCAGGATTACTAGACGGAATAGGGGAGTCAATTCGTGCATGGATGAGTCATGGAGACGAAGCAGAAGAAATTCCATCTAATTTTGAAGTTATAGGTCATACTGAAAATTCACATGCAGCTGCAATAGCAAATATAGATAGAACCGTATTTGGAATACAATTTCATCCAGAAGTAGTTCATACTGAACGCGGAACCGATATTTTGAAAAATTTTGTTTTGAATGTTTGTAAGGCAAAACAAGAATGGACAATGGAAGGTTTTGTGGAAAAAACGGTAAAAGAAATTTCAGAAATTGAAGGAAATGTGTTATGCGGAGTTAGTGGAGGTATAGATTCAACAGTGGCAGCATTACTAATACACAAAGCAATAGGAGATAGGCAAACAGGAGTTTTTGTAGATAATGGATTATTGAGATTGGATGAATCCAAAGAAATTGAAGATATGTTCAAAAATAATTTTTCATTAAATTTCCACAGAGTAGATTCAAGTGAGCAATTTCTTTCAAAATTAAAAGGAATAACGGACCCGGAACAGAAAAGAAAAATTGTTGGGGAAGAATTTATTCGAGTATTTACGGAATTTGCAAAACAGAAAGGACCATTCAAATGGTTAGCGCAAGGTACACTTTATCCAGATGTAATTGAAAGTGGCGTATCAAAAGGTCCTGCAGCTGTAATAAAATCTCATCACAATGTAGGAGGATTACCAGAATGGTTGAACCTCAAAATCTTAGAACCGTTAAGAGAATTGTATAAAGATGAAGTAAGAGATGTTGCTAGAATTTTGGGTGTTCCAGAAAAATTACTGAAGAGACACCCATTTCCGGGACCAGGATTATCTGTACGAATTATGGGAGAGATTACTCCTTCAAAGTTAGCAATCTGCAGAAAAGCAAGTAAAATTGTTGAAGAGGAACTATGGGATGCAGGAGTTTATGATAAGGTATGGCAAGCATATGCAGCTGTAGGAGATGATAAGGCAGTTGGAGTTGTCGGAGATGAACGTAAGTATGGTAGAATTGTTACAGTTAGGGTTGTAGATTCGATTGATGCAATGACTGCTGACTGGACTAGACTTCCAAATGGAGTTTTAGAAAAAATCAGTAACAGGATTACTAATGAAATTGATGAAGTTACATGGGTTTCTTATGTAATTTCAAGCAAACCGCCTGCTACCATTGAACCTCAATAA
- a CDS encoding 6-hydroxymethylpterin diphosphokinase MptE-like protein, which translates to MTIRGWKTQFKEIRKEFGYLEKDDLISVKKLNSLLKGKNSKNQFQNMIQGKTVFIIGAGPSLTRSLKYIKKSKDVTKIVADGAVRALLEKNIKPDILVTDLDGDLKSIEKIGKTRIPIIVHAHGDNYEKLEIVKKLKNVIGSTQTSKIGKSENFGGFTDGDRCVFLAEYFNASKIVLIGMDFGQKIGKYSKHRIVDRRIKIKKLKFGKKIVEWIGTKSKADLFSTNRIKGYKTIRMVDLECIENF; encoded by the coding sequence ATGACAATACGTGGATGGAAAACTCAATTCAAGGAAATTAGAAAGGAATTTGGGTATTTGGAAAAAGATGATTTGATTTCTGTGAAGAAATTAAATTCACTGTTAAAAGGAAAAAATTCAAAGAATCAATTTCAAAATATGATCCAAGGTAAAACAGTATTCATTATAGGTGCAGGGCCATCATTGACTAGATCATTAAAGTATATCAAAAAATCGAAAGATGTTACAAAGATTGTAGCTGATGGCGCAGTTAGAGCACTATTAGAAAAAAACATCAAACCAGATATTTTAGTGACTGATCTTGATGGTGACTTGAAAAGTATTGAAAAAATTGGTAAAACAAGAATTCCAATCATAGTTCATGCACACGGAGATAATTATGAAAAATTAGAAATTGTGAAAAAATTGAAAAATGTGATAGGAAGTACACAAACAAGTAAAATAGGGAAAAGTGAAAATTTTGGAGGATTTACAGATGGAGACAGATGTGTGTTTTTAGCAGAATATTTCAATGCAAGTAAAATTGTTTTAATTGGGATGGATTTTGGTCAGAAAATTGGAAAATATTCGAAACATAGAATTGTTGATCGTAGAATAAAGATAAAGAAATTAAAATTTGGCAAAAAGATTGTAGAGTGGATAGGAACTAAATCAAAAGCAGATTTGTTTTCAACAAACAGAATAAAAGGTTACAAAACAATTAGAATGGTTGACCTAGAGTGTATTGAAAACTTTTAG
- the folP gene encoding dihydropteroate synthase — MTKLGSIVVGKKNQITIMGILNISPESFYKKSIKSTKSEISKYLCDMEENGANIIDIGGMSTAPYLKTIVSEKIESERITKTIKIIQNLSNIPISVDTCRASVAKDALELGIDVINDISGLKYDKNMPKIVEKYNPSLILCSYSKKLVKGNPISVTKQLLNQSIKIAKKAQISKDKIVVDPAIGFFRRSSDVKNNLPYTKITSDWAQRDIEIIKKLKLLKSTFPILLSISNKSFLGKLLGKEDPSERNTGTAIAEMLSIINGASIIRTHNPKITSDVIKMTKSFAQKSRKGL, encoded by the coding sequence ATGACAAAATTAGGCAGTATTGTAGTTGGTAAAAAAAATCAAATTACTATTATGGGAATCTTAAACATTAGTCCTGAATCATTTTATAAAAAATCTATAAAATCTACAAAATCAGAAATATCAAAGTATTTGTGTGATATGGAAGAAAATGGAGCTAATATTATTGACATTGGAGGGATGTCTACCGCTCCATATCTAAAAACAATTGTATCTGAAAAAATCGAATCTGAAAGAATAACAAAAACAATCAAAATTATTCAAAATTTATCTAACATTCCAATTTCTGTTGATACTTGTAGGGCATCAGTTGCAAAAGATGCACTTGAATTGGGTATTGATGTGATTAACGATATCTCTGGTTTAAAGTATGATAAGAATATGCCAAAAATTGTAGAAAAATATAATCCATCTTTAATTTTATGTTCATACAGTAAAAAACTTGTAAAAGGAAATCCAATATCTGTAACAAAACAACTTTTGAATCAAAGCATAAAGATTGCCAAAAAAGCTCAAATATCTAAAGATAAAATTGTCGTTGATCCAGCTATTGGATTTTTTAGACGTTCTTCAGATGTTAAAAATAATCTTCCATACACAAAAATCACATCTGATTGGGCTCAAAGAGATATTGAAATTATTAAAAAATTAAAACTTCTAAAAAGTACTTTTCCTATTTTGCTTTCTATTTCCAATAAATCCTTTTTAGGTAAATTACTTGGAAAAGAAGATCCATCTGAACGAAATACTGGGACCGCAATTGCTGAAATGTTATCAATAATTAATGGTGCATCTATAATTAGAACTCATAATCCAAAAATCACCTCAGATGTTATCAAAATGACAAAATCTTTCGCACAAAAATCCAGGAAAGGCTTATAA
- the guaB gene encoding IMP dehydrogenase, with protein sequence MVIREGFTFDDVLLVPKFSDITSRSQTNLSTNLSRNIKLNIPLVSANMDTVTESTMATTMARQGGIGIIHRFLTIEEEAEQVLKVKRSGSVMIDNPYQISSEKSIEEAIDLMNEKEVSGLLVVDPDSKLVGVLTERDVLFESINSKKSVSELMTKDVISSNENTTLDEAKDILKSHRIEKLPLVNDKNHIVGLYTTQDILNIENFPNASKDKKGRPLVGAAVGVKGDFLDRTEALLGAGADAIVVDIAHGHSENAISTVKNIKKAFPDCELIAGNVATAQGTEDLIKAGVDAVKVGVGSGSICITRVITGSGVPQLTAVMDCAEIGKKYDIPIISDGGTRTSGDATKALAAGASSVMLGSMLGGTDESPGSTITKNGKRYKFYSGMASLGAARRRKSKEVTQADTEDDLNDYVAEGVEAMVPYKGTVIDILVQITGGIRSGLSYCGGHDIKQMQTNAEFIKMSRAGFAESQPHDVDVL encoded by the coding sequence TTGGTAATAAGAGAAGGATTCACTTTTGATGATGTTCTCCTTGTACCCAAATTTTCAGATATAACTAGTCGTTCACAAACCAATTTATCAACAAACCTTTCTCGAAATATTAAACTCAATATTCCTTTAGTTAGTGCAAACATGGATACCGTCACAGAGTCTACTATGGCAACAACAATGGCTAGACAAGGAGGAATTGGAATAATTCATAGATTTTTAACAATAGAAGAAGAAGCTGAACAAGTTCTCAAAGTCAAACGTTCTGGAAGTGTAATGATTGATAATCCGTATCAAATATCTTCTGAAAAATCTATTGAAGAAGCTATTGATTTAATGAATGAAAAAGAAGTATCTGGATTACTAGTAGTCGATCCTGATTCTAAACTTGTTGGTGTCTTAACTGAACGTGATGTACTTTTTGAATCAATCAATTCAAAAAAATCTGTATCTGAATTAATGACTAAAGATGTAATCTCTTCAAATGAAAATACAACCTTAGATGAAGCAAAAGATATTCTAAAAAGTCATAGAATTGAAAAACTACCTCTTGTAAATGATAAAAATCACATTGTTGGTCTTTACACTACTCAGGATATTCTAAATATCGAAAATTTTCCAAATGCATCAAAGGATAAGAAAGGACGACCACTTGTTGGAGCTGCAGTTGGAGTAAAAGGTGACTTTTTAGATAGAACTGAAGCGTTACTTGGTGCTGGTGCAGATGCAATTGTAGTTGATATTGCACATGGTCACAGTGAAAATGCAATCAGTACAGTAAAAAATATTAAAAAAGCATTTCCTGACTGTGAACTCATTGCTGGAAATGTAGCAACTGCTCAAGGTACTGAAGATTTGATTAAAGCTGGGGTTGATGCAGTTAAAGTTGGTGTTGGTTCTGGTTCTATCTGTATTACACGAGTTATTACCGGCTCTGGTGTGCCTCAATTAACAGCTGTAATGGATTGTGCTGAAATTGGTAAAAAATATGATATACCAATTATTTCTGACGGTGGAACAAGAACATCAGGTGATGCAACTAAAGCATTAGCTGCTGGCGCATCATCTGTTATGTTAGGAAGTATGTTAGGCGGAACTGATGAAAGTCCTGGTTCAACAATCACAAAGAATGGAAAAAGATACAAGTTTTACAGTGGAATGGCATCTCTAGGAGCAGCACGAAGAAGAAAATCAAAGGAAGTTACGCAAGCCGATACTGAGGATGATCTAAATGACTATGTTGCTGAAGGAGTAGAGGCGATGGTTCCATACAAAGGAACTGTTATTGATATTCTCGTTCAAATTACTGGTGGAATACGTTCTGGCTTGAGTTATTGTGGTGGTCATGATATTAAACAAATGCAAACTAATGCTGAATTTATAAAAATGTCACGTGCTGGATTTGCAGAAAGCCAACCTCATGATGTTGACGTACTATAG
- the pheA gene encoding prephenate dehydratase, which produces MKKVSYQGVQGAYSQSAAKKFFGEEIDTIGTSSFEDALKSAQNDKTSSDVSYSILPVENSIEGTVGQSIDEIVKTNLHAIGEVYLKVEHCLIGRGELDDITKVYSHPQALGQCSDFIENHGLKTVPTYDTAGSVEIIKDLENNCAAIASSLASNLYDVPIIKEGIANNSNNFTRFLIFSKEKTNESKNDKTSIIFSVKHEPGALYQILKEFNDNDINLTKIESRPNKNTNWEYNFFVDFLGHSSNSKIKSVLDNIRKNTIFLKIIGSYPIAELD; this is translated from the coding sequence ATGAAGAAAGTATCATATCAAGGCGTACAAGGAGCATATAGTCAAAGTGCAGCAAAAAAATTTTTTGGAGAAGAAATTGATACAATTGGAACAAGTTCATTTGAAGATGCATTAAAATCTGCTCAAAACGATAAAACATCATCTGATGTAAGTTATTCCATTTTACCTGTTGAGAATTCTATTGAAGGTACAGTTGGACAGAGCATTGATGAAATTGTTAAAACAAATCTACATGCAATAGGTGAAGTGTATCTTAAAGTGGAACATTGTTTAATTGGTAGAGGTGAATTGGACGATATAACAAAAGTGTATTCACACCCACAAGCATTAGGACAATGTAGTGATTTTATTGAAAATCATGGTTTGAAAACTGTTCCAACATATGACACAGCAGGAAGTGTTGAAATCATTAAAGACCTTGAAAATAATTGTGCAGCAATAGCAAGTAGTCTTGCTAGTAATTTGTATGATGTTCCTATAATCAAAGAAGGAATTGCAAATAATTCAAATAATTTCACGCGCTTTTTGATATTTTCAAAAGAGAAGACGAATGAAAGTAAAAATGATAAGACTTCAATTATTTTTTCAGTAAAACATGAACCAGGTGCATTATATCAAATATTGAAAGAATTTAATGATAATGATATTAATCTAACAAAAATTGAATCTAGACCAAATAAGAATACAAATTGGGAATACAATTTCTTTGTGGATTTTCTAGGTCATTCTTCAAATTCTAAAATAAAATCTGTACTAGACAATATTAGAAAAAATACAATATTTCTTAAAATAATTGGTTCATATCCAATTGCAGAATTAGATTAG
- a CDS encoding exosome complex RNA-binding protein Csl4 has protein sequence MNENQKIPGEKIAQIEEYLPGENTFEDNDSIRATTIGEINLDSSERLASINRQKQITVPNVGDVIIGVVEANLPSMIAIMIKFVNGKKMNSDLECICVTRHIRKKNIALAQDVVKAKIISHINGTIHATIDSPELGVLFTKCRKCFGTVVKMRDAVKCKDCGWIDDRKLSTEFGKSEFLI, from the coding sequence ATGAATGAAAATCAAAAAATTCCAGGCGAAAAAATTGCACAAATTGAAGAATATTTGCCAGGAGAAAATACATTTGAGGATAACGATTCTATTAGAGCAACAACAATTGGAGAAATTAATCTAGATTCTTCTGAAAGATTAGCATCAATAAATCGACAAAAACAGATTACAGTACCAAACGTAGGGGATGTAATCATAGGAGTTGTGGAGGCAAATTTACCATCAATGATTGCGATAATGATAAAATTTGTTAATGGAAAAAAAATGAATTCAGATTTGGAATGTATTTGTGTTACGAGACATATTAGGAAAAAAAATATCGCTTTAGCACAAGATGTTGTAAAAGCAAAGATAATCAGTCACATAAATGGAACAATACATGCAACTATAGATTCACCAGAATTAGGAGTATTATTCACAAAATGTAGAAAATGTTTTGGTACTGTTGTAAAAATGAGAGATGCAGTAAAGTGTAAGGATTGTGGATGGATTGATGATAGAAAATTATCTACCGAGTTTGGTAAAAGTGAATTTTTAATTTAA
- the dph2 gene encoding diphthamide biosynthesis enzyme Dph2 produces MIVIDEKRIFEIISQRKPVTVALNAPDGMLPQVQETAVNITKKFDIPAFVLADTTWGTCDLNSNGAKVLGAEILFNIGHTNKLETFPGEQDNVIMIDAFDNVPFDAVIPKALEILNGKTISLITDSQHLHQVESVKKQLEDGGVFVKIGKGKGQLNDGQVFGCEFYPAMETKEEVDANLFLGQSNFHAAGVAISTKVKTYILDPYFNEVRDVTNFAEKLEKKATLKIYKAMEAKVFGVIVGLKEGQFAKVTALKFKKELEERGKEVQLLALTDITSDRLKNFTGIDAFIQVACPRISTDNEFDKPMLSTPQANALLKMLNNEKLDNYLEIPHWL; encoded by the coding sequence ATGATAGTAATTGATGAAAAGAGGATTTTTGAGATAATTTCTCAAAGGAAGCCAGTTACAGTTGCTTTAAATGCACCAGATGGAATGTTACCACAAGTTCAAGAAACAGCAGTAAATATTACAAAAAAATTTGATATCCCTGCATTTGTTTTAGCAGATACTACATGGGGTACATGTGATCTTAATTCAAATGGTGCCAAAGTTTTAGGTGCAGAAATTTTATTCAATATTGGTCACACAAATAAATTAGAAACATTTCCAGGAGAACAAGATAATGTCATCATGATTGATGCTTTTGATAACGTACCTTTTGATGCGGTAATACCAAAAGCATTAGAAATTTTGAATGGAAAAACAATTTCATTAATTACAGATAGTCAACATCTTCATCAAGTTGAATCAGTTAAAAAACAACTAGAAGACGGAGGTGTTTTTGTAAAAATCGGTAAAGGAAAAGGTCAATTAAACGATGGGCAAGTTTTTGGATGTGAATTTTATCCTGCAATGGAAACAAAAGAAGAAGTAGATGCAAATTTATTTTTAGGACAAAGTAATTTTCATGCTGCAGGAGTTGCAATATCAACTAAAGTGAAAACCTACATTTTAGATCCTTATTTCAATGAAGTAAGAGATGTGACGAACTTTGCAGAAAAATTAGAAAAAAAGGCTACGCTGAAGATTTACAAAGCAATGGAAGCAAAAGTTTTTGGAGTAATTGTAGGTCTAAAAGAAGGTCAATTTGCAAAAGTTACAGCATTAAAATTCAAAAAAGAGCTTGAAGAGCGTGGAAAAGAAGTTCAATTGTTAGCATTAACAGACATTACTAGTGATAGACTGAAAAATTTCACAGGAATTGATGCATTTATTCAAGTTGCGTGCCCAAGAATTTCAACTGATAATGAATTTGACAAACCTATGCTATCAACACCACAAGCAAATGCATTATTAAAAATGCTCAATAATGAGAAATTAGATAATTATTTAGAGATACCACACTGGTTATAA
- a CDS encoding tRNA(Ile)(2)-agmatinylcytidine synthase produces the protein MSKQILHIGIDDTDSPKGMCTTFLAYKIINRLKKENVDFLDFPNLVRFNPNIPWKTRGNGAVGIKISTSNPEKIKNLVKKFVKQYSDVKNGANPGLVFCQVENIPDEFLKISSDAMWKLIHRNEAKKILSKYNFDFFYLGNGQGLVGATSVIGYNFKDQTYELLSYRKSSQFGKKRSIDKSKVKEMQEKTYPNTFNSFDSKKNKVLLMPHGPDPVFYGVRGEDSSTLISASKMIKPKEKLAGYLIFKSNQGTGDHLKNEIDVNNFLPYTSGTLHGIVSTKPIVTKGGHVFFSMIVNNVKIHCAVYKPTRITNIAKELIIGDMIKVGGGIRKASKTHPRILNIEFIQVLKLEKKSKLTNPFCKKCKKSMKSKGKNQGFQCVKCKKSSPHKIRQFFTRSIKEQIYVPDTSAHRHLTKPVQRMKQISKHEKFDPNSLWINNF, from the coding sequence ATGTCTAAACAAATACTCCATATTGGTATTGATGATACAGATTCTCCTAAAGGCATGTGTACTACATTTTTAGCTTACAAAATTATTAACAGATTGAAAAAAGAAAATGTAGATTTTCTTGATTTTCCAAATTTAGTCAGATTCAATCCTAATATTCCATGGAAAACTAGAGGTAACGGTGCTGTTGGAATTAAAATTTCTACTTCCAATCCTGAAAAAATCAAAAATTTAGTAAAAAAATTTGTTAAACAATATTCCGATGTTAAAAATGGAGCAAATCCTGGTCTGGTTTTTTGTCAAGTTGAAAACATTCCAGATGAATTTTTGAAAATTAGTTCAGATGCAATGTGGAAATTAATTCATAGAAATGAAGCAAAAAAAATTCTTTCGAAATACAATTTTGATTTTTTTTATCTTGGTAATGGTCAAGGATTAGTTGGAGCCACTAGTGTCATAGGCTATAATTTTAAAGATCAAACATACGAATTACTTTCTTATCGTAAATCATCTCAATTTGGAAAAAAACGTTCAATTGATAAATCCAAAGTCAAAGAAATGCAAGAAAAAACATATCCTAATACGTTTAATAGTTTTGATTCCAAGAAAAATAAAGTATTGTTAATGCCTCATGGTCCTGATCCTGTTTTTTATGGAGTTCGTGGAGAAGACTCGTCAACATTAATTTCTGCATCAAAAATGATTAAACCAAAAGAGAAACTTGCTGGTTATCTTATTTTTAAATCAAATCAAGGAACTGGTGATCATTTAAAAAATGAAATCGATGTAAATAATTTTTTACCCTATACATCTGGAACTTTACATGGTATTGTATCTACAAAACCTATTGTAACCAAAGGTGGGCATGTATTTTTTTCAATGATTGTAAACAATGTGAAAATTCATTGCGCAGTCTATAAACCAACACGAATTACTAATATTGCAAAAGAATTGATCATTGGAGATATGATTAAAGTGGGGGGTGGAATTAGAAAAGCATCAAAAACACATCCTAGAATTTTAAATATTGAATTTATTCAGGTTCTAAAACTTGAAAAGAAATCAAAATTAACAAATCCATTTTGTAAAAAATGCAAAAAAAGTATGAAATCAAAGGGGAAAAATCAAGGATTTCAATGTGTCAAATGTAAAAAGTCATCTCCTCATAAGATTCGCCAATTTTTTACACGTTCTATTAAAGAACAAATCTATGTGCCAGATACTTCGGCCCATCGTCATCTCACAAAACCTGTTCAACGCATGAAACAAATATCTAAACATGAAAAATTCGATCCAAATTCATTATGGATCAATAATTTTTAA
- a CDS encoding PQQ-dependent sugar dehydrogenase, which yields MLPRYRKFQIVGIAGALLFSAVVLTDTLPSNSPPLPEPIIQNVSTESVEIVATNFDKPWSIAFDDDRIFVSEKSGKIQIVTSSGVLDSPLITLRTPEIFGGGLLGITTHPDFTNNHFLYAYHTYEENEKLWNKVIRITEKDNKSTEIITILDKIPGSAFSNGGVIKFGPDGKLYVGTGSVSDFLNESQNLNSLAGKILRLNDDGTIPSDNPYEESYVFTLGHRNPTGFAWNNLGTMFATESGPTKNDEINLITAGSNYGWPEVQCFSNNDNFVNPLECFDPGLEPGGIIFYSGDKLDINDEMILASQKATNLFKVQISENDVNLERILSGLGRIRDVAQGPDGYVYIITTNTDGKAFPAPDDDKLLRILK from the coding sequence ATGCTTCCAAGGTATAGAAAATTCCAAATCGTTGGTATCGCAGGAGCTCTACTATTCTCTGCTGTAGTTTTGACTGATACATTACCTTCAAATTCACCACCACTTCCTGAACCTATAATTCAAAATGTTTCAACTGAATCTGTAGAAATTGTGGCAACAAATTTTGATAAACCATGGTCAATTGCGTTTGATGATGATAGGATATTTGTTTCAGAAAAATCTGGGAAAATCCAAATAGTAACATCTTCTGGCGTACTTGATTCGCCTCTAATTACATTACGTACTCCTGAAATTTTTGGTGGTGGATTACTTGGAATAACAACACATCCAGATTTTACAAATAATCATTTTCTTTATGCATATCATACATATGAAGAAAATGAAAAGTTATGGAATAAAGTAATTAGAATTACAGAAAAAGATAACAAATCTACTGAAATTATTACTATTCTAGATAAAATACCTGGTTCTGCATTTAGTAATGGTGGAGTTATAAAATTTGGTCCTGATGGAAAATTATACGTAGGAACTGGTTCTGTTAGTGATTTTTTAAATGAATCACAAAACCTCAATTCTCTAGCAGGAAAAATTCTTAGATTAAACGATGATGGAACCATACCATCTGATAATCCATATGAAGAATCTTATGTATTTACACTTGGACATAGGAATCCAACAGGTTTTGCATGGAATAATCTAGGAACAATGTTTGCAACTGAATCTGGTCCAACAAAAAATGATGAAATCAATTTGATAACTGCAGGTTCTAACTATGGTTGGCCAGAAGTTCAATGTTTCTCAAACAATGATAATTTTGTAAACCCTTTGGAATGTTTTGATCCTGGATTGGAACCTGGTGGAATAATATTCTATTCTGGAGATAAACTTGACATTAATGATGAAATGATTCTAGCTTCACAAAAAGCAACAAATCTATTCAAAGTTCAAATTAGCGAAAATGATGTAAATCTTGAACGTATATTGAGTGGTTTAGGTAGAATTAGAGATGTAGCACAGGGTCCTGATGGATATGTCTACATCATTACCACAAATACCGATGGAAAAGCATTTCCAGCACCAGATGATGACAAATTATTGAGGATATTGAAATAA